One window of the Micropterus dolomieu isolate WLL.071019.BEF.003 ecotype Adirondacks linkage group LG08, ASM2129224v1, whole genome shotgun sequence genome contains the following:
- the mipa gene encoding major intrinsic protein of lens fiber a, with protein sequence MWEFRSMSFWRAVFAEFYGTMFFVFFGLGAALRWTTGPHNVLHVAFCFGLAAATLIQSIGHISGGHINPAVTFAYLIGSQMSLFRAFFYIIAQCLGALAGAAVLYGVTPSNMRGNLALNTLQPGISLGMATTMEVFLTLQLVVCIFAVTDERRNGRLGSAALAIGFSVLMGHLLGMYYTGAGMNPARSFAPAVLVRNFVNHWVYWVGPMIGGAMGALVYDFMLFPRMRGLSERLAMLKGTRPPEAEGQQETRGEPIELKTQAL encoded by the exons ATGTGGGAGTTCAGGTCCATGTCTTTCTGGCGGGCGGTGTTCGCCGAGTTCTATGGCACCATGTTCTTTGTATTCTTTGGGTTGGGGGCAGCCCTCCGCTGGACCACCGGGCCCCATAATGTTCTCCATGTTGCCTTTTGCTTTGGGCTGGCGGCTGCCACCCTCATCCAGTCCATCGGCCACATCAGTGGAGGACACATCAACCCAGCTGTTACCTTTGCCTACCTGATTGGCTCTCAGATGTCCCTGTTCCGTGCTTTCTTCTACATCATAGCCCAGTGTCTTGGAGCACTGGCTGGTGCTGCCGTGCTCTACGGAGTCACACCCAGCAACATGAGGGGAAACCTTGCACTCAACACG CTGCAGCCAGGCATCAGCCTGGGCATGGCCACCACCATGGAGGTCTTCCTCACCCTGCAGCTTGTCGTCTGCATCTTTGCCGTGACTGATGAGAGGCGCAACGGACGCCTGGGATCTGCTGCTCTGGCCATCGGCTTCTCTGTGCTCATGGGGCATCTTCTCGGG ATGTACTACactggagcaggaatgaacccAGCAAGGTCCTTCGCCCCTGCTGTGCTGGTCAGGAATTTTGTCAACCACTGG GTGTACTGGGTGGGACCCATGATTGGTGGTGCCATGGGTGCTCTGGTTTATGACTTCATGCTGTTCCCCCGCATGCGCGGCCTCTCTGAGAGGCTCGCCATGCTGAAGGGCACCCGGCCCCCAGAGGCTGAGGGCCAGCAGGAGACGAGGGGAGAGCCCATCGAGCTCAAGACACAGGCCCTATAA